CGAGAACGTTACAAGGGGCGCTGCGCAGCAGATTCTCCGTGTTGCTGCCGATGTCCATGTCCTCGTCGCTGTGCACCCCGATCCGGCCGACGATCAGCAGGGCCGGAACGTCTTTGCGGACGTATTGAATGATTTTCTCAAACGCTTTTCCATCGAGGAGGGTCGTCTTCAGATCCGATTGTTCGGCCTGGGCGATCTCGCGGGAGATGTCGAGGTGCGACTGGTAGATTTTGGCCAAGCCGCTGTCGATGATTTCTTCGTGCAGCTTTTCCTGCTCTTTGAAACGGAACACCTTCCCGGCTTCCTCGTTCAGGACGCCGGAAATGCTGTGAAAGGCGGCGTAGTGAAAATAAGGGTCGAAGGCGGAGATCGCCTCGACCGGCATATCGAATGCCTTGCCGAGCTGCAGGGCGGTCATCAGCCCGCCGAACGAATAGGGGCTGCCGTCGACCGCGACGACGATCTTGCCCGTCTGCATCGGCTGGACGTTCTTGACGATCAGCATGTCGGAGTTGCGCACGCGACGGACCACCCGCTCCGTGTTGCTGCCGATCACGCTCTCCTTGACGGCACCCACCCCCAGGGCTCCCATGATCACGAGATCGTACCCGTTGGTGTTGATGTCTTCGGACAAGACCTTCCAGTTGCGCCCTTCAAGAGAGCGGCGTTCGATCGGCAGGTTCGATTCCGAGCACTTCTTGTCCACGTAATCGAGGTACGAGTCCGTGATGATTTGAAGCCCGCGCGTGATCAATGAATCGTGAATTTGACGCTGGCGGTCGAGCTCTTTCTCGTCGTGATACTCTTCCGGCAGGCCGGCTTCCATCTGCTTGAAGCGCTTATCGTGCATTTTGGCGGCGTAGACGTGGCTGCCGACGATCTTGGAACCGAATCGTTTCGCCAGGTGGATGCCGATGTCCACGGCGGCGTTGGAATGGTCGGAATTATCAACCGGGATATAAATGGTCTTATACATGAAGTACTTCCCCCAGGCCCTGAAGAGTACTATGTCCGCGTCATTACGTGAGAATCTCTGAGACCGCCGCGCAGGCGATCACGAAGAAGTGGGATGATAGCATCGGGCTCCAGCCGAAAGCAAGGCGCTCCTCCCCTGGATGGGGCCAGATGGGGCCGCCAGCCGGTCATCACGTCTCAAGGCCGATCACGGGAGAAGAGGATGCGCTTCATGATCCCCGCCTTGGGGGAGCTCCTTGCAGATCAGCCAGGAATACGACGGGATCGTGGAACTGACGGGTGACGTTATTTTGTCGCCACGTGGATCGCCACGATTCCTCCCGTCAGGTTTCGGTATTCCACCCGGTGGAAGCCCGCTTCGCGGAGAATCTGGCACAGCCGTTCTTGATCGGGAAACGTGCGGATCGAGGCGGGCAGATATTCATACACGCCGGTGGAATCACGGGCCACTTTCGTGCCGATCCAGGGGAGCAGCGTAAACGAGTACCAGTCATACAGGGTTCGCAGCCATCCATAGACCGGGCGGGAGAATTCCAAACAGACGAAGCGGCCGCCGGGCTTGAGAATGCGGCGGATCTCGGCGACGGCCAGCGGCAGGTTGCCGACGTTGCGCATGCAGAAGCCCGTCGTCACCGCGTCGAAGGTGTCGTCCGCAAACCCCAACCGTTCGGCGCTTGCCTGCAAACAGACGATCTTGCCGGTCAACCCCTTGCCGGCCACTTTCTTGAGCCCTTCGGCCAACATGGCGTGGTTCAAGTCTGATGCGATCACGCGCCCGTCGGGGCCCATGCGCGGCTCCACGAGAATCGCCAGGTCGGCGGTGCCGGCTCCCACGTCGAGCGCCAGGCCACGTTCGACCGGCGTGACGAACGAGACGGCGATTTTCTTCCAACGGTGATGAAGGCCGAAACTTAAGAGCGTGTTGTTCAGGTCGTACACGCCGGCGATGGCCGTGAACATCCGTTGCACGGCCTGCTCGCGCGCCTGGCCGGACCAGGTCGAGACGACCTTGGCTTGCACTTTCGTCTGTTGCGCGGCGGGGGGATCCTCGGTGTGCACCATGGGGACCGTGGTAGCACCCGCTTCGAGGCGGTGTCAAGCCGGCACAGGTGGCGAGGCGGTGGGAGGAAGGGAAGCGTGTCGCGTATCAGACTCTTGCGCCCGTCCCGCGTTTACTTCATTATCCCCTGCGAAGAGCCTCTGCCTCCCTGCGTGGAGCGTGTTTTAGGGCTGGAGATGCCGCAGACGAACGGCACGGACAAATCGCTGGAATCCTGGATCTGGGACGCCGCCTGTTCGATCCGTGGCGCCAAGGACGCCCCGAAGTTCAAGGACTCCATCCTGCCGCTGATTTTTGCGAAGCGGCTCTGCGACGTCTTCGACGACGAGCTGAACCGCATCGCCAAAGAAGTCGGCTCCCGCGCCAAGGCCTTCAAGCTCGTCAAGCAGGACAAGAAGCTCGTCCGCTTCTATCTCCCACTCCAACCGACCAATCCCGACGAGCCGGTCTGGTCTGTCATCCGCAAGCTGGCCGACAAGATCGGCGAACGGCTCACGACGCATCTCCGCGCCATCGCCGACGAGAACCCGTTGCTGAAAGGGATTATCGACCGGGTGGACTTCAACGCCACGACCCACGGCGTGCGGGACCTGGCCGACGACCGGCTCAGCAATCTGATCGAGCGCATCAGCGAAAAGCGGCTCGGCCTCGCCGACGTGGAGCCGGACATCATCGGGCGGAGCTACGAATATCTCATCCGCAAGTTCGCCGAGGGCAGTGTCTCCAGCGCCGGTGAGTTTTACACGCCCGCCGAGGTTGGCATGGTCATGGCGAAGATCATGGACCCGGAGCCCGGCATGGAGATCTACGACCCCTGCTGCGGCTCGGCCGGCCTGCTCATCAAGTGCGAGCTGGCGCTGGACAAAAAGATGAGCCTGCGATCGAAGAAGACCTACGTGCAGCTCAAGCTCTACGGCCAGGAGTATGTCGCCGAAACCTGGGCCATGGCGAACATGAACATGATCATCCATGACATGGAAGGCGAAATCGAGCTCGGCGATACCTTCAAGAATCCCAAATTCCGCAAGGGCAACCGCCTCCGGACCTTCGACCGGGTCGTCACCAATCCCATGTGGAACCAGGACTGGTGGACGGAGAAGGACTACGATGCCGACGAGTGGGACCGGTTCCCGAAAGGGGCCGGCTTTCCCGGCCGCAAGGCAGACTGGGGCTGGGTGCAGATCGTGCTGGCGAGTCTCAACGAGAAGGGCCGGGCCGCCATCGTGCTCGACACGGGCGCCGCCTCGCGCGGATCGGGCAATGCCAATGCGAATAAGGAAAAGGACGTGCGCCGCTGGTTCGTGGAACAGGACTTGATCGAAGGCGTGATCTATCTACCTGAAAATCTCTTCTACAACACCACCGCGCCGGGCATCATTCTGTTCCTCAACAAGGCCAAGCAGAAAGATCGCAAGGGCAAGCTCTTCCTCGTCAACGCCTCGCAGGAGTTCGCCAAGGGCGATCCAAAGAACTATCTTACGGACGATGGCATTCGCCGCATCACTGAGACGTTCAAGAGTTGGAAGGAACAAGAGAAGTTCAGCCGGATCGTCACCCGCGAAGAGATCGCCAAGAACGACTTCAACATCTCGCCAAGCCGGTACATCCACACGGGAGCGGGCGAGGAATACCGGCCGATTGGGGAGATTGTGGAGGAATTGGAAGCCCTGGATGAGGAAACGGCCCAATCTGACAAGGCCTTGAGGCAAGTTCTAAAGGGGCTGCGACTCTAGCTAATGACTTGGTTGGCAATCGAATTCCCCAAGGCTCTTGAGAAGACGAAAGTTGGCAGAGAGAACCAGATTCTCTCTTCCGAGATTAAGCCGTTCGGTCGATTTCCGGTGATCGACCAAGGGCAGACATTCATAGCTGGATACTCTGACGACGAGGGGAAGGTTATCCACAAGGAACTTCCGGTAGTAATTTTTGGAGACCATACACGCAGCATCAAGTATGTGGACTTCCCGTTCATTCTTGGAGCGGATGGCACAAAAGTGCTGAAGCCCAAGGCGGAACTCTTTGAGACCAAGTTTTTCTACTATGCGCTTATGAGCCTTGATATTCCCAATCGTGGATACAACCGTCACTTCACTCTCCTGAAAGAGAAGACCGTTCCGCGCCCAGAGAAAGATGAGCAGCGGAAGATTGCCTCGGTGCTGAGCTTGGTGCAGCGGGCGATTGAGCAGCAGGAGCGGCTGATCGCGCTGACGCAGGAATTGAAGAAGTCGCTGATGCACAAGCTCTTCACCGAAGGTCTCCGCGGCGAACGGCAGAAACAGACCGAGATCGGCCCCGTGCCGGAGAGTTGGGAAGTTAAGCCGCTTGGTGTTCTTGCTAAGATTGGTAACGGTTCAACTCCCAAACGAGACAACGTCAGTTATTGGGAAGATGGTTCTATTCCATGGCTGACCAGCGGGAAAATTCATGAGCGATTTATCACGGAGGCTGACGAGTTTGTCACAGAACTGGCGGCAAAAGAATCCCACCTCCCTTGCGTGAAGCCGGGGAGTCTCCTTATCGCCATTACCGGCCAAGGAAAGACGCTCGGCAATTCGGCATTGGTGACGTTTGAAACTTGCATCAGTCAGCATCTTGCCTACGCCCAATTTCACACTCCGGATATCGTGCCCGAGTTTGTCCTCTGGTATTTCCAAACCCGCTATCAACATTTGCGTTCGATAGGTCAGGCTGGCGGGAGCACCAAAGGCGCGCTTACTTGCGGGTATCTCAAAACATATCCGGTCCCGGTGCCTTCGCGAGAAGAACAGCGCGAGATTGCAGACATCTTTACTGGGTTGGAGCAGAAAGAGCAGGTGCATATTCACAAAAGACGAACTTTGAATGACCTCTTCCGCACCCTCCTCCACCAACTTATGACCGCGCAGATTCGCGTCCACGATCTGGATCTGTTTGAATTTGGGCTGGATTCTGAAGCTGCCGTGCCCTAAGCTGGCCTTGTCGCATGATGCCGCTCGTGCTGAAAATCGATGCCACTGAA
This sequence is a window from Candidatus Nitrospira inopinata. Protein-coding genes within it:
- the mpqE gene encoding methyl-plastoquinone biosynthesis methyltransferase MpqE → MVHTEDPPAAQQTKVQAKVVSTWSGQAREQAVQRMFTAIAGVYDLNNTLLSFGLHHRWKKIAVSFVTPVERGLALDVGAGTADLAILVEPRMGPDGRVIASDLNHAMLAEGLKKVAGKGLTGKIVCLQASAERLGFADDTFDAVTTGFCMRNVGNLPLAVAEIRRILKPGGRFVCLEFSRPVYGWLRTLYDWYSFTLLPWIGTKVARDSTGVYEYLPASIRTFPDQERLCQILREAGFHRVEYRNLTGGIVAIHVATK
- a CDS encoding type I restriction-modification system subunit M, which codes for MPQTNGTDKSLESWIWDAACSIRGAKDAPKFKDSILPLIFAKRLCDVFDDELNRIAKEVGSRAKAFKLVKQDKKLVRFYLPLQPTNPDEPVWSVIRKLADKIGERLTTHLRAIADENPLLKGIIDRVDFNATTHGVRDLADDRLSNLIERISEKRLGLADVEPDIIGRSYEYLIRKFAEGSVSSAGEFYTPAEVGMVMAKIMDPEPGMEIYDPCCGSAGLLIKCELALDKKMSLRSKKTYVQLKLYGQEYVAETWAMANMNMIIHDMEGEIELGDTFKNPKFRKGNRLRTFDRVVTNPMWNQDWWTEKDYDADEWDRFPKGAGFPGRKADWGWVQIVLASLNEKGRAAIVLDTGAASRGSGNANANKEKDVRRWFVEQDLIEGVIYLPENLFYNTTAPGIILFLNKAKQKDRKGKLFLVNASQEFAKGDPKNYLTDDGIRRITETFKSWKEQEKFSRIVTREEIAKNDFNISPSRYIHTGAGEEYRPIGEIVEELEALDEETAQSDKALRQVLKGLRL
- a CDS encoding restriction endonuclease subunit S; translated protein: MAIEFPKALEKTKVGRENQILSSEIKPFGRFPVIDQGQTFIAGYSDDEGKVIHKELPVVIFGDHTRSIKYVDFPFILGADGTKVLKPKAELFETKFFYYALMSLDIPNRGYNRHFTLLKEKTVPRPEKDEQRKIASVLSLVQRAIEQQERLIALTQELKKSLMHKLFTEGLRGERQKQTEIGPVPESWEVKPLGVLAKIGNGSTPKRDNVSYWEDGSIPWLTSGKIHERFITEADEFVTELAAKESHLPCVKPGSLLIAITGQGKTLGNSALVTFETCISQHLAYAQFHTPDIVPEFVLWYFQTRYQHLRSIGQAGGSTKGALTCGYLKTYPVPVPSREEQREIADIFTGLEQKEQVHIHKRRTLNDLFRTLLHQLMTAQIRVHDLDLFEFGLDSEAAVP